Proteins encoded within one genomic window of Empedobacter falsenii:
- a CDS encoding GNAT family N-acetyltransferase, with product MLNFRQATKTDALSIAKLMMLAMDKIVYDFIGKTDYEEGVNFLKKLIEQEENQYSYQNTVVVEYDKQFAGTTTFYDGGKLEELRKPVLELLKNDYNQIIHPQDETQAGEIYIDTIAVSEDFRGKGIGSKILDYLIDEIGNKQGKTLGLLVDFTNPNAKKLYERKGFEVVGEKMLMNENHEHMQYKPKQ from the coding sequence ATGTTAAATTTTAGACAAGCAACAAAGACAGATGCGTTATCAATTGCAAAATTGATGATGTTAGCAATGGATAAAATCGTTTATGATTTTATCGGAAAAACAGATTATGAAGAAGGAGTTAACTTCTTGAAAAAATTAATTGAACAAGAAGAAAATCAATATAGTTATCAAAATACAGTTGTTGTAGAATATGATAAGCAATTTGCTGGAACAACAACTTTTTATGATGGAGGAAAATTAGAAGAACTTCGAAAACCTGTTTTAGAATTATTGAAAAATGATTATAACCAAATTATTCATCCGCAAGATGAAACACAAGCAGGTGAAATATATATTGATACCATTGCAGTTTCCGAAGATTTTAGAGGAAAAGGAATAGGTTCTAAAATATTGGATTATTTGATTGATGAAATAGGAAATAAGCAAGGCAAAACATTAGGTTTATTGGTTGACTTTACAAACCCGAATGCAAAGAAATTGTACGAAAGAAAAGGTTTTGAAGTGGTTGGAGAAAAAATGTTGATGAACGAAAATCATGAACATATGCAATACAAACCAAAACAATAG
- the prmC gene encoding peptide chain release factor N(5)-glutamine methyltransferase: MTLVELKQLFLDKLQLLYDKEEASHIFMIYVEDKLNLDLSSQVEIELTTEILSDLEQLKKGQPIQHITGKAFFYNDFFFVNENTLIPRPETEELIELIRNDYAQNQDISMIDLGTGTGCIPISLAKLFPNAKVSALDISENALKIAQLNAETLKVNINFYHNNLLEDIQLNQKFDVIISNPPYIRNLEKEEMHQNVLNFEPHLALFVENDDALIFYERVIDFAKNHLKENGKIYCEINQYLGEETKQLFQKFYQNVIIHKDISGNDRMLSASNQ; encoded by the coding sequence ATGACTTTAGTTGAGCTAAAACAATTGTTTTTAGATAAATTGCAATTACTATATGATAAAGAAGAAGCTTCTCATATTTTCATGATTTATGTAGAAGATAAGTTGAATCTTGATTTATCTAGCCAAGTTGAAATTGAATTAACGACTGAAATTTTATCAGATTTAGAGCAATTAAAAAAAGGTCAACCGATACAGCATATTACTGGGAAAGCTTTTTTCTATAATGATTTCTTTTTTGTGAATGAGAATACATTAATTCCTCGTCCTGAAACGGAAGAATTGATCGAATTAATTAGAAATGATTATGCACAAAATCAAGATATTTCTATGATTGATTTAGGGACAGGAACAGGATGTATTCCTATTTCGTTGGCAAAATTATTTCCAAATGCAAAAGTTTCTGCATTAGATATTTCTGAAAATGCTTTGAAAATAGCACAATTAAATGCTGAAACTTTAAAAGTTAATATAAATTTTTATCATAATAATTTACTGGAGGACATTCAATTAAACCAGAAATTTGATGTAATTATTTCAAATCCACCTTATATCCGAAATCTTGAAAAAGAAGAAATGCATCAAAATGTTTTAAATTTTGAACCTCATTTGGCACTTTTTGTTGAAAATGATGATGCTTTAATTTTTTATGAAAGAGTAATAGATTTTGCTAAAAATCATTTGAAAGAGAATGGAAAAATTTATTGCGAAATCAATCAATATTTGGGAGAAGAAACAAAACAATTATTCCAAAAATTTTATCAAAATGTAATCATCCACAAAGATATTTCTGGAAATGATCGTATGTTAAGTGCTTCTAATCAATAA
- a CDS encoding DUF3060 domain-containing protein, with the protein MNKLLCAVTMLFISHLSFAQIEIDGNNKKLTLDCKGQKVDVGGSGHVINLKGDCTKVEIMGTNNTISVNRLTSAELAGEGNTLYYRKALSKNGKLPQIIEGNNNTIIKKQ; encoded by the coding sequence ATGAATAAATTATTATGTGCTGTTACGATGTTATTTATTAGTCACCTTTCTTTTGCGCAGATAGAAATTGATGGAAATAATAAAAAATTAACGTTAGATTGTAAGGGACAAAAAGTAGATGTTGGTGGAAGTGGACATGTGATCAATTTGAAAGGAGATTGTACCAAAGTTGAGATCATGGGAACAAATAATACAATATCTGTTAATAGATTAACTTCTGCTGAATTAGCTGGCGAAGGAAATACATTATATTATCGTAAAGCTTTATCTAAAAATGGTAAATTACCTCAAATAATTGAGGGCAATAACAATACAATTATCAAAAAGCAGTAA
- a CDS encoding PTS transporter subunit IIC: MKDFLLKKDIQISAKRYFIDAMGAMAYGLFATLLVGTILKTIGEELNVSFLTDIVWPVANQATGPAIALAIAYSLRAPQLVLFSSAVVGIAAYQLGGPLGVFIATIVSVEVGKMVASETRIDIVITPIITVLVGVILAQIIGPSVQQMMKWIGEIIMLSTDSNPLIMGIVIAVIVGMVLTLPISSAALCLMLELDGLAAGAATIGCCAQMIGFATISFKDNGLKGVLAQGLGTSMLQVPNIYRNWKIWIPPTLASAIIGPIAIIYFNMENTALESGMGSCGLVGQIGTFNAMKSKYETSYILISILILQIIAPAIISYLIYIFMKKKNWIKDGDMKLG; this comes from the coding sequence ATGAAAGATTTCCTACTCAAAAAAGATATACAAATTTCTGCAAAACGATATTTTATCGATGCAATGGGCGCAATGGCTTATGGTTTATTTGCGACTTTATTGGTTGGTACAATTTTGAAAACCATTGGTGAAGAGTTAAATGTTTCTTTTTTAACTGATATTGTTTGGCCAGTTGCAAATCAAGCGACAGGACCTGCGATAGCATTGGCTATTGCCTATAGTTTACGAGCACCTCAATTGGTGTTATTTTCGTCAGCAGTTGTAGGAATTGCAGCGTATCAATTAGGTGGACCTTTAGGCGTTTTTATAGCGACAATTGTATCGGTTGAGGTAGGAAAAATGGTTGCAAGCGAAACACGTATAGATATTGTCATTACACCGATTATTACTGTTTTGGTTGGAGTAATTTTAGCACAAATCATTGGTCCTTCTGTTCAACAAATGATGAAATGGATTGGAGAAATAATTATGTTATCTACCGATTCAAATCCTTTGATAATGGGAATTGTAATTGCTGTAATTGTTGGTATGGTTTTGACTTTACCAATTTCATCAGCTGCTTTGTGTCTAATGTTAGAGTTAGATGGTTTAGCCGCTGGTGCTGCAACAATAGGCTGTTGTGCGCAAATGATTGGATTTGCAACAATCAGTTTTAAGGATAATGGTTTGAAAGGTGTTTTAGCACAAGGATTAGGAACAAGTATGTTACAAGTACCTAATATTTATAGAAATTGGAAAATTTGGATTCCGCCAACTTTGGCTTCAGCGATTATTGGTCCAATTGCAATTATTTATTTCAATATGGAAAATACAGCTTTAGAATCGGGGATGGGTTCTTGTGGTTTGGTTGGACAAATAGGAACCTTCAATGCTATGAAATCGAAATATGAAACTTCATATATATTAATTTCTATTTTGATTTTACAAATCATTGCTCCAGCAATTATTTCATATTTGATTTACATTTTTATGAAAAAGAAAAACTGGATAAAAGACGGAGATATGAAGTTGGGTTAA